CGATTTCCTATGGCGGGTGCATAGCGTCGTGCCGCGCAAAGGCATGTTCGGCGTGTTCAACCGCTCGCACTACGAAGATGTGCTGGTGGTGCGCGTACACGAGCTGGCGCCCAAAGCGGTGTGGAAGGCGCGCTACGACCAGATCAACCAGTTCGAGGCGCTGCTGGCCGCCGCCGGCACGATCGTGGTCAAGTTCTACCTGCATATCAGCAGCCACGAGCAAGAGCAGCGCCTGCTCGAGCGCGAGCAGGATGTCGCCAAGGCCTGGAAGCTCTCGGCCGGCGACTGGCGCGAGCGCCAGCACTGGGATGCCTATATCGAGGCCTACGAAGACGCGCTGAGCCGCTGTAGCACGGCGGCTGCGCCCTGGTATATCGTGCCGGCCAATAAGAAGTGGTTCCGCAACCTGGCCATCAGCGAGGTGCTGGTCGATACACTCGGCACCTACCGCGACAGCTGGCGCGCCGCGCTCGAAGCCATGAGCAAGCAGCGGCTCGCCGAGCTACAGGCCTACCGCGCCGAGCCTGGCGCGAGCGGCACCTAGTAACCTATGCGCATAAGGAGGAAGCCATGTTTCAGCAGATGCTGAACGCCAGCCGGGCCGTGCTGCTGCACCCATCCGCCGCGACGTTCGAAGAGCACGAGCGCAACGATTTGCGCTGGGCGACGATCTATGTCGCGATCAGCGCAGTCGTCTCGGCCATCCTCGGCGCGATCAGCTTCGCGCTTAACCGGCCCTATCTCGAACAGCAGATGCGCGACCTGCAAGACCGGCTCAACGGCCAGCCGCTGCCGCCGTTCGCCAACACGCTTATGGGCGGCCAGAGCCTGACCGGCACGATTCTTATGAGCCTGGCCTTCACGATTTTTGCGTTCTTCGTATGGACCGGCCTGATCTACGGGCTTGGCCGGCTGTTCAGCGGCACCGGCGCGTTTGGCGAGCTGGCCTACGACATCGCGCTCTTCTGGGCGCCGATCGCGGTCATCCGCGGGCTGATCGGCGTGATCTCGATCGGCCCGATCGCCGCGATCGGCGGGCTGATCGGCCTGATCGTCGGCCTGTATAATGTATACCTGAGCTGGCTCAGCATTCAGTCCGGCATGAACCTGCCCGGCGGCAAGGCCGCTGCGGTGATCGCCATCCCGCTTGTGGTGCTGCTGCTGGGCTGCTGCGCGATCGTGATTGTTTCGCTCGTGGCGATTGCCAGCGTGAGCCAGAGCTGACGCCCATGTACTGCGGCGTAACTGCCCAGGCATAGCATGCATGATGTGCGGTTGAATCGTAAGGATCGCCTATGAAATCGCTCCAGCGTGCGCTGATGTTCTTGCGGCCATACTGGCTGATCACGCTTGGCGCGTTCCTCAGCCTGCTGCTCGTCACGGCCGCAAACCTGGCCGGCCCGCAGATTCTGCGCGTGGTCATCGACAGTGGCATCCGCGATGGTAACCAGGCCGCGCTGCTGTGGGCCACCGGCGCGCTGATCGGCGTGGCGGCGGCGCGCGGCCTGTTCAGCTTCACCCAGGGCTTCTGGTCCGAAAAGGCCTCGCAGTCGGCCGCCTACGAGATGCGCGACGCGCTGTTCGCCAAGCTGGGCAACCTGAGCTTCTCGTATCACGACCAGGCCCAGACCGGCCAGCTGATGACGCGGATCACCAGCGATGTCGAGCAGGTGCGCAGCTTCATTGGCGCCGGCTTGCTCCAGGTGGTCAGCGCCATCGCGCTGCTGCTGGGCAGCCTGGTGGCGCTGTTCAGCACCAACTGGCGGCTGGCCTCGATCACACTGCTGACCATCCCGGTGATGATGGCGGTGCTGGTGCGCTTCATGCGGCTGCTCCAGCCGCTGTTCGGCCAGCTGCAGAAGAAGCTTGGCGCGCTCAACACAGTGCTGCAAGAGAACCTGGTAGGCGTGCGCGTGGTGCAGGCCTTCG
The sequence above is drawn from the Candidatus Kouleothrix ribensis genome and encodes:
- a CDS encoding polyphosphate kinase 2 family protein; this encodes MPYAHKIAPDTRVSLAKFDPDDDGGLSKDEGKARFAKLNAELDLLQEELYAAGTHSVLMVLQGMDTSGKDGTIRSVLLNLNPQGCQVESFKVPTEEELAHDFLWRVHSVVPRKGMFGVFNRSHYEDVLVVRVHELAPKAVWKARYDQINQFEALLAAAGTIVVKFYLHISSHEQEQRLLEREQDVAKAWKLSAGDWRERQHWDAYIEAYEDALSRCSTAAAPWYIVPANKKWFRNLAISEVLVDTLGTYRDSWRAALEAMSKQRLAELQAYRAEPGASGT
- a CDS encoding YIP1 family protein translates to MFQQMLNASRAVLLHPSAATFEEHERNDLRWATIYVAISAVVSAILGAISFALNRPYLEQQMRDLQDRLNGQPLPPFANTLMGGQSLTGTILMSLAFTIFAFFVWTGLIYGLGRLFSGTGAFGELAYDIALFWAPIAVIRGLIGVISIGPIAAIGGLIGLIVGLYNVYLSWLSIQSGMNLPGGKAAAVIAIPLVVLLLGCCAIVIVSLVAIASVSQS